A genomic stretch from Setaria viridis chromosome 1, Setaria_viridis_v4.0, whole genome shotgun sequence includes:
- the LOC117864544 gene encoding guanine nucleotide-binding protein subunit gamma 2 produces MRGEANGGEDRRPRGEDQEHEDDDEEERRGGEGAPPQRHVQAQRPAARPSTDPQHQQQPPPPPGVMRNVGYVGKHRLSAAISRLDQELQSLQEELNELETMEPASTACQDVITSTEGKPDPLLPITSGPENSSWDRWFQRVRSSRSNKWWASRGSDFS; encoded by the exons ATGAGGGGGGAGGCCAACGGAGGGGAGGACCGCCGGCCGCGGGGCGAGGACCAGGagcacgaggacgacgacgaggaggagcggcgcgggGGCGAGGGAGCGCCGCCTCAGAGGCACGTGCAGGCGCAGAGGCCCGCCGCGCGGCCTTCCACCGAcccgcagcaccagcagcagccgccgccgccgccgggggtgATGAGGAACGTCGGCTACGTCGGCAAGCACCGCCTCTCCGCCGCCATCAGCCGCCTCGACCAGGAGCTCCAGTCCCTCCAG GAGGAACTGAATGAGCTTGAAACCATGGAACCTGCATCCACTGCATGCCAGGA TGTGATCACAAGTACAGAAGGGAAACCAGACCCGCTTCTTCCTAT CACCAGTGGTCCGGAGAACTCTTCTTGGGACAGATGGTTTCAGCGGGTTCGCAGCTCCCGCAGCAACAAATGGTGGGCATCAAGAGGCTCTGACTTCTCTTAG